Sequence from the Pontibacter pudoricolor genome:
ATCGCAGGCTGAATTTGATGGCGCTTTTCTGTGCTGGGTGCTGGAACATATCCCTGACCCGGCCAGAGTGCTGTCAGAAGTACGCCGTGTGCTGAAACCAGGCAGTCCCATCGTGATTACCGAAGTACTGAACTCCAGCTTTTTTGTGGAGCCTTACTCACCAAGCGTGCTGCAGTACTGGCTGCGTTTTAACGATCTGCAATACGACATGGGCGGCGACCCGTTTGTAGGAGGCAAATTAGGAAACCTGCTGCAATCAGTAGGCTACCAGCGTATCACTACCGAACCTAAAACTTTCCACTTAGATAGCCGCAACCCGGCCAAGCGCGCCGAAATGATCGCTTACTGGACAGAGTTATTATTAAGTGGATTGCCACAATTACTGGAAGCCGGCTACGTAGATGCTGAACTGGCAGACAAAGTGAAAGAGGAAATGCACGTAGTAGCCAAAAGCCCGAATGCGGTTTTCTTTTACACATTTATTCAGGCCAAGGCTTTTACGGCATAAATTAAAAACCCTGCAGCGAACAGTTGCAGGGTTTTTAATTTATGAACACACGTGTTGCTTATAGCTTTATCTTAATATTATAAGCTGTTCCTTTGTCTTCGTAGAAAATATAGAAAAAATCTTCATCAAAGGAAGCAACTCTGAACGTTTTGTATTTGCTGGCTCCTTCCAGGTTACCTTCTATAGTTAGTAAGCCGTTTTCCTCTTTTATACTTTTGAGTTTCAGGGTCCTTTTTGAGGGGTAAACGCGTATGGAAGTGGTCGTTCCTGTGAAGCTGGCGCTTTCTACGGCATTGAATTCTGTTTTATTTCCTATTCTGGCTTTAAACTTATCTATGTCCGGCACATGCGTGGTATACACCATACCCGTCAAGAACGATTCTGTAGGTTTAGAATAATAAGCATTAGTACTACCCCAAGCACTTGCTTTTGTAGCATTTTGCTGTGTGATATAGACTAAATTCCCACCCATCATAGCAGCAAAGATCTTAAGACGTTTTTGCGCCCGGTCCTCTACCTGATTTAATCCTGAGAACATCGTATTGCCCTGGGCTATAGAGCTGGCTTCTCCCAATTTCAGAAATCCGTTTACTTCGTTTTCCCCAAGTGTTAAAGTTACATTCTCAAACGCATGCAGGTTATTTACCTTTTTATATTGAGCTGATGGAGTAAACGCTTCAACTCTCCCTGACGTGAATACAATCTTCCGGATAGTGTTTTTATAAACTGTATTTATCAATTCCTCGCCTGGTAAAGAATATTTAACAAACTCTGGTGTAATCTCTTTAACAATACAAGGGATTTTAGACGTGTGCGTATACACGGTATCTACCTGCGCCATACAAACCGAAGCGCTCAGCACAAAGCTGGTCAATAAAAAAGTAAGAGTTTTCATAGGAATTGGTTTTGAACTCTAAAGTTAATACATATAACAATAGGTATATATATTTTTCACAACCCCAGGTAAGGCTTCAGCTTTTCGTACTGTTCGGGCTTTATTATTTTAATCTGTTTCAGCTCTTCCACACTTTCAAAGCGGCCGTGCTGCTCGCGGTAGGCAACTATAGCGCGGGCCAGATTCGAGGTCATGTAGGGGTGCGCGCGCAGTTCATCTATAGTTGCAGTGTTCAGGTTAATTCTTGCCGGGGTGTGTGCTTTTGCTACAAAGGTGTACTTGTTCAGGCTGTCAATCACTTCGGGCTGCAGGCCATACACTTCGCGAAGCTGCTCCAAACTATAAAAACCGCCCAGCCTGTCGCGGTACTTTACAATTCGGGCAGATAGCTTGCTGCCAATGCCCCGTATCTGTTTAAGTTGCGTGGTATCAGATGTGTTGATGTTGAAGGGTGCCAGCACAAAGCGTTCGCGAGGGCGGCTCTCCCAGTCGGGTGCAGGACGTGGCCGGCCGCTGCCTATCCCTTTGCGGCTATAGTTGTCAGGTTTGGTTTCAGGCAGATCTATAAAAGGATAAAGTCGCTGGAAAACAGAATCCGGCATGCCATAAATTTTGCCCAGTTCTGCCCTGTAAGCAAAGTCTCCTACTTTATTTCTATAGTTTAAAATGCGCTGACCCAGGTATTTTGGTAACCCGAAAGCCTGCCATTGCTCCAGCGTAAGTGTGTTGGGGTTAAATTTATAAAGCGGAACTGTGACTATAGTTTTCCGGCTTCGGTTATAGGTATCGGGCGCTTTCTCGAGCTGCGCTACCAGACTGTCGAGCAATTGCTGGTCTGCAGGGTTGGCGCTTATAGTCTGGTTCGAACTATAGAGCCTGGAAAAAAGAAATGGTGCTGCCGTAAGCAGCACCATTATGGTTATCAGCCACAGAAAACCGTTTACTTCACGCTGCGAAAAGCCAAAGTAGTTACGGATCCAGAGCTTTAGTTTTCTCATATGCTATGCCATCGGTTGCCGTCCCGGCTCATCATCGTTATCCAGATACGAATCCGGCTCCGGTTTTGGTGGCGCATTTAAAACTCTGTAGAAAAAATATACTGTTAATGCAGTTACCATAAACATGGTAAGAAGCATAATAACAAGTGCGGATGTATTCATAAGTTCTTAAATTTTACCTTCTCTAACTCTCTTTTTATACGCAATGTATACCAGGCCGGCAATGCTCAGGAATACTAGTACCAGCAGTATACGCGATGCGTTCACGAAGAACAGTGTATCCTGAAGGTGCTCCAGTATTGCTGGGTCTGTAGCTTCCGCTATCTGACGATGAAGGCTGGTGTTCATCAGTTTTTTAATGATAGAGCTGTCGTCCAGTTCCCAGTTACCGCTTAATGCCGCTCCCCAGTCATTTCCTTTCGGAGTAATAAGCGCACCAATAAACACAAACAGTAAAAGCAGCGGCGTTACAAATTTGATGATGAACTTATAAATACCTGGCACTTTAATATCAGAACCTGACATGATCTCGCGCCAACCTTTATCGATACCGAATATCCAGGCAAACAGGATAGACTCGAACAAGGCAAACACTACCAGCGATACCGTACCAGCCCAGTAGTCATATTCATCAAACACGCCATAGTGGAAGAACAGTACCGTAGGCATACCCAGAACCAGTACGATCAGACCAAAAGACCAGGCAGCAGATTTACGTTTCCAGTTGAACTCATCCTGCATAAAGCCCATCCATGGCGTACCCATCGCCAGCGATGACGTGATACCGGCAAAGAACAACAGACCAAACCACATAACGCCGGCAACAGCGCCCAGCACTTCGCCCCATTGCGTAAACAGGAACGGTAAGGTTTTAAAGGCAAGACCAAGGCCACCAGACTGTACCAGTTCCGTCACACGGTCGATACCCAGGTAACCGATGGAGATCGGGATCAGAATAGAGGCACCCAGTACTACTTCCACAAACTCGTTCATCCAGCCAGCCGACATGGCATTAAGCGCGATATCGTCTTTAGATCTAACATAAGAGGCGTAGCAATGGATGGTACCCATACCCACTGACAGGGTAAAGAAGATCTGACCGGCAGCTGCCAGCCAAACAGTTGGCGACCATAGTTGTGTATAGTCCGGGGTCCAGAGGTAGTTAAGACCAACAGAGCTGTCGTTAATGGCACCGTCCACACCGGCAGTAATAGTAAAGCCTTTGTAGGCCAGGAACATACCAAACAGGATCAGAAGCGGCATACCTACTTTGGCTACACGCTCCACGCCACCCGCCAGGCCCTGAGACAGGATCCAGGTATTCAGCAGCAAGCAGATCACATAAAACACAACGGCCTCCAGCGGAATACCCAGTGTAGATTCGCCGATGCTTACATAGGTGTTAAAGAAAGCGGCAACTCCTTCCTGGTCCATGCCATTAAAGGTACCGAGTACCGAGTGCACCACATAAGACAGCGTCCAGGACTCGATGTAGCAGTAATAGGCTGCTACAGCAATATTTGTCCAGATACCGAATACGCCAATGTATTTCCAGAGGCGATGTTTGCCCATGGTATCCACAATGTAAGGCGTAGAGTGGTTTCCAAACCGACCACCGAAACGGCCCATCGACCACTCGATCCACAACAGTGGAATACCCATTACTAAAAAGCATACTAAGTAAGGGATGATAAACGCGCCACCACCGTTCTGTACAGCCTGTACCGGAAACCTTAGAAAGTTACCGAGACCAACAGCATTACCGGCCATGGCCAGAATGAGACCCACGCGTGAGCCCCAGGATTCTTTGTTAGCACTCATAAAAAAGGTAGAAGTTGATTAGTTTAGTTAGGTTGTTAAGTGTATAGTATTCTGGATTTAAGCTTACAATTTAGGGATTGCTTCTGAGAGCGCCATATTAAATTCCATATTTTTAATATTTCACCGACCAAACACAGCTTTCTCCTGACGAACCTGGAAACTGCTATTGAGCAGCCTGGCCGGCTACAACCTGTATGCCTTCTGCAAAAGTATGCGGTAAGTAACCCAGGTCTTTTTTAGCTTTTGTGATAATGAATCCGGTTTTTGGCGGTCGTTTTGCCGGTTGTGTAAAAGTGCTGCCGTCTGCCTTGTCTATCAGCGATTTGTCCAGGTTAAAGTAATCGGCTACCTGCAGGGCCATGTCATAGGGAGTCAGCATTTCGGAACCTGAAATGTGGTAAATTCCTTCCGCGTCGTGTTTGGCAGCAAGCCAGCAGCCTTGGGCCAGGTCCTCGGCCAGTGTAGGCGTCCTGAACTGGTCATCTACTACTTTAATTACTTTGCCGGCCTGTAAACTATCGCGCACCCACAGCACAATATTGGTACGGCCATAGTCGTGGGCTACGCCGTACACCAGCACCGTGCGCAAAATGGCCCACCTGCATCTGGCCTTTTTCACAATTTCTTCGGCCAGGCGTTTGGTTTCGCCATAAAAATTTACCGGGTTTGCTTTGGCGTCTTCGCTGTAAGGTCCGTCTTCGCCATCAAATATAAAGTCGGTGCTTACGTGTATCAGGTGTACGTTATATTTCTCACAGGCATCCACTAAAAACTGCACGGCATCCCGGTTCAGCAGCAAAGCGCCCTCATGGTCGGTTTCGCACTGGTCTACATTGGTCATGGCGGCAGTGTGTATGATGTGCGTCGGGCGGAACTTGCTAACGATAGCCTCAACCTGTGCTTTATCAGTCACATCCATCGATGCAAAGGGCAGTGCCGGAACTATAGTTGCCAGTTTGTTTTCGCCACGACTGGTAGCCAGTACTTCCACCTCAGGTTGATCGAGTAATAGTTCTGCCAGTTTCTGACCCAGGAGTCCGTTAGAGCCTGTTATCAATATTCGTTTCATAGTCAGGGTTAAGCAGACGGCTGGGTATAGTTGTATTTATATTTTTTGGCAATCTTCTTTTTCTTCACAGTCTCTACAGTCACCTTCATCTTTACATCCGTAAGGGGTCGGTCGCGCTGGTTCTTGGGCTGTTCGGCAATTTTATCTATCACATCCAGTCCGTCTACTACCTGCCCGAAAACGGTGTAAGCTTCATCCAGCATCGGGGTGCCGTCGTGATTCTCTACAATATAAAACTGCGAGCCGCTCGACTCTTTCATCGGATTTACCTGGTCGCCCATTCTGGCAGCGGCTACAGCACCACGCACATGCTTGTGGGTTGAGTTTATCTCAGCAGGAATTGTATAGCCCGGATTACCGGAACCATCGTTGTTCGGATTATCGTCTTTGCTGTTCGGGTCGCCGCCCTGTATCATAAAGCCATCAATTACTCTATGGAAAGTAGTGCCATCATAAAAGCCTTCTTTTGCCAGTTTCAGGAAGTTCTCTTTATGCTTCGGCGTGTCCTCAAAAAGCACCAGTTTTATATCGCCCTGGGGCGTGCTTATAGTTATAAGCTGGTCTTTACCTTTTAGTTTCTGGGCGGATGCAAGTGTGGGAGTTAAAAATAGCAGCGCAACTATAGCGCAAAGCATATTGTGTAGTTTCATAGTCCGTATGGTTTTCCGAAGCTTGAAGATTCCCATT
This genomic interval carries:
- a CDS encoding class I SAM-dependent methyltransferase, producing the protein MTDKPHELSEEKYLHGYSTEEQQRLYKQARFMENKIYSDIDLSTVTNLLEVGCGVGAQSEILLRRFPNIFLTGIDYSDKQIEQAQNFLSSVPYAKDRFKLMQENAMDMSFTSQAEFDGAFLCWVLEHIPDPARVLSEVRRVLKPGSPIVITEVLNSSFFVEPYSPSVLQYWLRFNDLQYDMGGDPFVGGKLGNLLQSVGYQRITTEPKTFHLDSRNPAKRAEMIAYWTELLLSGLPQLLEAGYVDAELADKVKEEMHVVAKSPNAVFFYTFIQAKAFTA
- a CDS encoding DUF4156 domain-containing protein, whose protein sequence is MKTLTFLLTSFVLSASVCMAQVDTVYTHTSKIPCIVKEITPEFVKYSLPGEELINTVYKNTIRKIVFTSGRVEAFTPSAQYKKVNNLHAFENVTLTLGENEVNGFLKLGEASSIAQGNTMFSGLNQVEDRAQKRLKIFAAMMGGNLVYITQQNATKASAWGSTNAYYSKPTESFLTGMVYTTHVPDIDKFKARIGNKTEFNAVESASFTGTTTSIRVYPSKRTLKLKSIKEENGLLTIEGNLEGASKYKTFRVASFDEDFFYIFYEDKGTAYNIKIKL
- a CDS encoding helix-hairpin-helix domain-containing protein, giving the protein MRKLKLWIRNYFGFSQREVNGFLWLITIMVLLTAAPFLFSRLYSSNQTISANPADQQLLDSLVAQLEKAPDTYNRSRKTIVTVPLYKFNPNTLTLEQWQAFGLPKYLGQRILNYRNKVGDFAYRAELGKIYGMPDSVFQRLYPFIDLPETKPDNYSRKGIGSGRPRPAPDWESRPRERFVLAPFNINTSDTTQLKQIRGIGSKLSARIVKYRDRLGGFYSLEQLREVYGLQPEVIDSLNKYTFVAKAHTPARINLNTATIDELRAHPYMTSNLARAIVAYREQHGRFESVEELKQIKIIKPEQYEKLKPYLGL
- a CDS encoding sodium-dependent transporter — its product is MSANKESWGSRVGLILAMAGNAVGLGNFLRFPVQAVQNGGGAFIIPYLVCFLVMGIPLLWIEWSMGRFGGRFGNHSTPYIVDTMGKHRLWKYIGVFGIWTNIAVAAYYCYIESWTLSYVVHSVLGTFNGMDQEGVAAFFNTYVSIGESTLGIPLEAVVFYVICLLLNTWILSQGLAGGVERVAKVGMPLLILFGMFLAYKGFTITAGVDGAINDSSVGLNYLWTPDYTQLWSPTVWLAAAGQIFFTLSVGMGTIHCYASYVRSKDDIALNAMSAGWMNEFVEVVLGASILIPISIGYLGIDRVTELVQSGGLGLAFKTLPFLFTQWGEVLGAVAGVMWFGLLFFAGITSSLAMGTPWMGFMQDEFNWKRKSAAWSFGLIVLVLGMPTVLFFHYGVFDEYDYWAGTVSLVVFALFESILFAWIFGIDKGWREIMSGSDIKVPGIYKFIIKFVTPLLLLFVFIGALITPKGNDWGAALSGNWELDDSSIIKKLMNTSLHRQIAEATDPAILEHLQDTLFFVNASRILLVLVFLSIAGLVYIAYKKRVREGKI
- a CDS encoding SDR family oxidoreductase, coding for MKRILITGSNGLLGQKLAELLLDQPEVEVLATSRGENKLATIVPALPFASMDVTDKAQVEAIVSKFRPTHIIHTAAMTNVDQCETDHEGALLLNRDAVQFLVDACEKYNVHLIHVSTDFIFDGEDGPYSEDAKANPVNFYGETKRLAEEIVKKARCRWAILRTVLVYGVAHDYGRTNIVLWVRDSLQAGKVIKVVDDQFRTPTLAEDLAQGCWLAAKHDAEGIYHISGSEMLTPYDMALQVADYFNLDKSLIDKADGSTFTQPAKRPPKTGFIITKAKKDLGYLPHTFAEGIQVVAGQAAQ
- a CDS encoding peptidylprolyl isomerase; its protein translation is MKLHNMLCAIVALLFLTPTLASAQKLKGKDQLITISTPQGDIKLVLFEDTPKHKENFLKLAKEGFYDGTTFHRVIDGFMIQGGDPNSKDDNPNNDGSGNPGYTIPAEINSTHKHVRGAVAAARMGDQVNPMKESSGSQFYIVENHDGTPMLDEAYTVFGQVVDGLDVIDKIAEQPKNQRDRPLTDVKMKVTVETVKKKKIAKKYKYNYTQPSA